Proteins from a genomic interval of Halomonas alkaliantarctica:
- the doeB gene encoding N(2)-acetyl-L-2,4-diaminobutanoate deacetylase DoeB, translating into MTDQASPLRPSPISATVDFDADGVQHGFLKLPISTDESAWGAVMIPVTVVKNGDGPTALLTGGNHGDEYEGITSLLKLSSTLKAEDVTGRVIIVPCMNTPAVMAGKRTSPMDKGNLNRSFPGDPNGSVTPQIADYFTRVMVPMSDVVLDLHSGGRTLDILPFGASHVLDNKAQQQSALEGAKAFGAPYAMVMFELDAEKLFDTACERQGKVFVATELGGGGTSTPQSIAIAERGVRNFLVHYGLVEGEVEMPESGQMYLDMPDASCYVQSQHSGVLELLVALGDEVKKGQTIAYVYDMTRSGTDPIAYKAERDGILMARRAPSLINMGDTLAVIADVVERLEA; encoded by the coding sequence ATGACAGATCAAGCGAGCCCACTGCGGCCTAGCCCCATTTCCGCCACCGTTGATTTTGATGCTGATGGCGTGCAGCACGGCTTCTTAAAGCTGCCGATCTCTACCGATGAGTCTGCCTGGGGCGCGGTGATGATTCCGGTGACCGTGGTTAAAAACGGCGATGGCCCCACGGCACTGCTGACCGGTGGCAACCACGGCGATGAATATGAGGGCATTACCTCGCTGCTGAAACTCTCATCAACCCTGAAGGCAGAAGACGTGACGGGGCGGGTGATTATCGTCCCGTGCATGAACACGCCAGCGGTCATGGCGGGCAAGCGCACCTCACCGATGGACAAGGGAAACCTCAATCGTAGCTTTCCCGGTGACCCTAACGGCAGCGTTACGCCGCAAATTGCCGACTACTTCACCCGCGTAATGGTGCCAATGAGCGACGTGGTGCTCGACCTCCATTCGGGCGGCCGCACGCTGGATATTCTCCCCTTCGGCGCGTCCCACGTATTGGATAACAAAGCGCAGCAGCAGTCCGCGCTGGAAGGTGCCAAAGCGTTCGGCGCCCCCTATGCCATGGTGATGTTTGAGCTGGATGCGGAAAAACTCTTCGACACCGCCTGCGAGCGGCAGGGTAAAGTGTTTGTCGCCACCGAGCTTGGCGGCGGCGGCACTTCCACCCCACAAAGCATTGCCATTGCCGAGCGCGGCGTGCGCAATTTCCTGGTTCACTATGGCCTGGTAGAAGGCGAAGTGGAAATGCCGGAAAGTGGGCAGATGTATCTCGATATGCCCGACGCCAGCTGCTACGTACAGAGCCAGCACTCGGGCGTGTTAGAGCTATTGGTGGCCCTGGGTGATGAAGTGAAAAAAGGCCAAACCATCGCTTACGTGTACGACATGACCCGCAGCGGCACCGATCCGATCGCCTATAAAGCGGAGCGCGACGGTATTTTGATGGCACGCC
- the doeA gene encoding ectoine hydrolase DoeA (DoeA (degradation of ectoine A) is also called EutD (ectoine utilization D).) encodes MTQVSLPFTREEYATRLWKVRAEMASRGIDVLIVSDPSNMAWLTGYDGWSFYVHQCVLVGLEGEPVWFGRRMDANGALRTCWIDPDNITYYPDYYVQNPDMHPMEYLAQSIMPDRGWHLGVVGMEMDNYYFSAKAYLSLLRELPHARFMDANALVNWCRAIKSPQEVAYMRIAAKIVEGMHTRILEVIEPGLPKSKLVSEIYRVGIEGFVDENGKVFGGDYPAIVPMLPTGKDAAAPHLTWDDTPFRKGEGTFFEIAGVFKRYHAPMSRTVFLGTPPTDFIRAESALLEGIENGLAVAKPGNRTADIAMALGAAMDKYGFDRGGARCGYPIGISYPPDWGERTMSLRPSDDTILEPGMTFHFMPGLWEENWGLEITESILITEDGCETLANFPRQLFVK; translated from the coding sequence ATGACTCAGGTTTCCCTGCCTTTCACGCGCGAAGAGTACGCTACCCGCCTGTGGAAAGTGCGAGCTGAAATGGCCAGTCGTGGCATTGACGTTCTGATCGTCAGTGACCCTTCCAATATGGCTTGGCTAACCGGCTACGACGGTTGGTCGTTTTATGTGCATCAATGTGTGCTGGTGGGCCTTGAAGGCGAGCCAGTATGGTTCGGACGGCGCATGGACGCCAACGGTGCCCTGCGTACCTGCTGGATTGATCCTGACAACATTACCTACTATCCGGATTACTATGTACAGAATCCGGACATGCACCCGATGGAGTATCTGGCTCAGTCGATCATGCCCGATCGCGGCTGGCATCTGGGGGTAGTGGGCATGGAAATGGATAACTACTACTTCTCCGCCAAGGCCTATCTAAGCCTGTTGCGCGAGCTACCCCATGCGCGCTTTATGGATGCCAACGCCTTGGTGAACTGGTGCCGGGCGATCAAATCGCCGCAAGAAGTGGCCTATATGCGCATTGCCGCCAAGATCGTGGAAGGTATGCATACGCGTATTCTGGAAGTGATTGAGCCAGGCTTACCCAAGAGCAAGCTGGTGTCAGAGATTTACCGCGTTGGGATTGAAGGTTTTGTGGATGAGAACGGCAAAGTATTTGGCGGCGACTATCCTGCCATAGTGCCCATGCTGCCTACTGGAAAGGATGCTGCCGCGCCGCACCTGACCTGGGACGATACGCCGTTTCGCAAAGGTGAAGGTACCTTCTTCGAGATTGCCGGGGTGTTTAAGCGCTACCACGCACCGATGTCGCGCACCGTATTTCTGGGCACACCGCCAACGGATTTTATTCGTGCGGAATCAGCTCTTTTGGAAGGCATTGAAAACGGCTTGGCAGTGGCCAAACCCGGAAACCGCACGGCGGATATCGCCATGGCGCTGGGTGCGGCAATGGATAAATACGGCTTTGACCGCGGCGGTGCCCGCTGTGGTTATCCCATCGGTATTTCGTACCCGCCCGATTGGGGCGAGCGCACCATGAGCCTACGCCCCTCGGATGACACTATTCTGGAGCCGGGCATGACGTTTCACTTTATGCCGGGGCTCTGGGAAGAAAACTGGGGCTTGGAAATTACCGAAAGCATCTTGATTACCGAAGATGGCTGCGAAACCCTGGCCAATTTTCCGCGCCAGCTGTTTGTAAAGTAG